Proteins encoded within one genomic window of Eleutherodactylus coqui strain aEleCoq1 chromosome 1, aEleCoq1.hap1, whole genome shotgun sequence:
- the C1H11orf87 gene encoding uncharacterized protein C11orf87 homolog, with product MSASISKRLRLSMPPCLLNRTSESNATSCTTEVEPLFQTFSSTLVLIVLATVIFCLVVLSLSTFHMHKSKMKKRKIEKAQEEYERDHCSPKVARGNVYDRMNRQPSNAQDSGIYNSPNIQRKEQSSPKQDRRITEQSHQEASALDREDLLQSVVLS from the coding sequence ATGAGTGCCAGTATTTCCAAGCGGCTAAGGCTATCCATGCCACCTTGCCTGCTAAACAGGACCTCTGAATCTAACGCCACTAGCTGCACGACAGAAGTAGAGCCTTTGTTCCAGACCTTCTCCTCTACTCTGGTCTTGATAGTCTTGGCGACTGTCATCTTCTGCCTGGTTGTCCTATCACTTAGTACCTTTCACATGCACAAAAGCAAGATGAAAAAGCGCAAAATAGAGAAAGCCCAGGAGGAATATGAGAGAGATCACTGCAGTCCTAAGGTAGCAAGAGGAAATGTATATGACAGGATGAATAGACAGCCAAGTAACGCCCAAGATAGTGGCATCTACAATTCACCCAATATCCAGAGGAAAGAACAGAGCTCCCCAAAGCAGGACCGCAGGATTACTGAGCAGTCTCACCAGGAAGCCTCAGCATTGGACAGAGAGGACCTACTGCAATCTGTGGTCTTGTCATGA